One window from the genome of Deltaproteobacteria bacterium encodes:
- a CDS encoding metallopeptidase family protein — protein sequence MESLPRQFRAQLQNLEIVVEEWPSDQLLRSEGLDPDQDTLYGLYEGVPLPERSLLDPPMLPDKITIFAGPLLEDFPDAEDLREEIRLTVIHEIAHYFGMDDDEIEDLGY from the coding sequence ATGGAATCCTTACCGCGCCAGTTTCGCGCCCAACTGCAAAATCTTGAAATCGTCGTTGAAGAATGGCCGTCCGATCAATTGTTACGCTCCGAAGGTCTCGACCCAGACCAAGACACGCTCTACGGCCTCTATGAAGGTGTGCCGCTACCCGAACGCTCGCTGCTCGACCCGCCCATGCTCCCGGATAAGATCACCATATTCGCCGGCCCGTTGTTGGAAGACTTCCCCGACGCCGAGGATCTGCGCGAAGAAATCCGCCTCACGGTGATCCACGAAATCGCCCACTACTTCGGCATGGACGACGACGAGATCGAGGATTTGGGATACTAA
- a CDS encoding ornithine cyclodeaminase family protein: protein MLLINNQEVEKLFSMKDCLAALEDGYDDLMIGDAVYRPRLDLWMPCERPDGYYRWGTMEGASRKIGVFAIRMKSDVVYWPNGETEEKYCVEPGTWCGLVMVFSVRNGEPLAMINDGLLQHMRVGGCAGLGVKYLSREDACDVGIFGSGGMARSYLEAFYEVRKLKKVKVYSPTKANRERFAQEMTGKLDIEVVAVDAPEKVVRESDIVATCTDATQIVFDNPEWLKPGAHITCVRACEVGPKVIKQCDLSVKLGKNTIEAMDEGMVRLHGNVGYIAGQPEERARIPNPTVDNYKGDYFKYFMDVRSGKVPGRVNDKQVTFFINAGTQGLQFAACAGKVVELAKAAKVGRVLPTEWFLQDIRD, encoded by the coding sequence ATGTTACTGATCAACAACCAAGAAGTCGAAAAACTTTTCTCGATGAAAGATTGTCTCGCCGCGTTGGAAGACGGTTACGACGATCTGATGATTGGCGACGCGGTGTATCGGCCGCGTTTAGATCTGTGGATGCCCTGCGAGCGGCCCGATGGCTACTACCGCTGGGGCACCATGGAAGGGGCGAGCCGCAAGATCGGCGTGTTCGCGATCCGCATGAAATCCGATGTAGTTTACTGGCCCAATGGCGAGACTGAAGAAAAGTATTGTGTGGAGCCAGGCACTTGGTGCGGCTTGGTGATGGTCTTCAGCGTGCGCAACGGCGAGCCGCTGGCGATGATCAACGACGGCTTGCTCCAGCATATGCGCGTCGGCGGCTGCGCTGGTTTGGGTGTTAAATATTTATCGCGCGAGGACGCCTGCGATGTCGGCATCTTCGGTTCCGGCGGCATGGCGCGGAGCTATTTGGAAGCGTTTTACGAAGTGCGCAAATTGAAAAAAGTTAAAGTCTACAGCCCGACCAAAGCCAACCGCGAGCGCTTCGCTCAAGAAATGACCGGCAAGCTCGACATTGAAGTGGTCGCCGTCGATGCCCCGGAAAAAGTCGTGCGCGAGTCGGACATCGTCGCGACCTGCACCGATGCCACGCAAATTGTTTTCGACAACCCGGAATGGTTGAAGCCGGGCGCGCATATCACCTGCGTGCGCGCCTGCGAGGTCGGCCCCAAAGTGATTAAGCAATGCGATCTCTCGGTGAAGCTCGGCAAAAACACCATTGAAGCGATGGACGAGGGCATGGTGCGCTTGCACGGCAACGTTGGCTACATCGCCGGTCAACCCGAAGAGCGCGCGCGCATTCCCAATCCCACGGTGGATAATTACAAAGGCGACTACTTCAAGTACTTCATGGATGTGCGCTCAGGAAAAGTTCCCGGACGCGTTAATGACAAGCAGGTGACGTTCTTTATCAATGCCGGCACCCAGGGACTCCAATTCGCCGCCTGTGCCGGCAAAGTGGTCGAGCTGGCCAAGGCGGCTAAAGTGGGACGCGTGTTGCCGACCGAGTGGTTTTTGCAGGATATCAGAGACTAG
- a CDS encoding ABC transporter permease, giving the protein MAASCWSRCSVICSIGCSCSGKRGRCAGATACARGSRLRMRSAKWHGWLFLLGLFALWEGAAQLEWLNPLIVPPLGKILGIFSELTLSGQIPQQILVSMKRAAAGYFLAAAVFIPLGIFMGLAPTVYRLFAVIVEMLRPVPPPVMIPVALLFFGLGDEMKIFVIFFSCAWPILLNTLDGVRHLDGVLLNTARTFGLSRRKIIWQVILPACSPQIITGLRVSLPIMLILVVISEMVGSTDGIGYFVLDAQRRFRVAQMYAGMLALALLGYALNQLFNWLIRLLLPWQRGMMRGRELE; this is encoded by the coding sequence ATGGCGGCATCGTGTTGGTCGCGCTGCTCGGTTATCTGCTCAATCGGCTGTTCCTGCTCGGGGAAGCGCGGGCGCTGCGCTGGCGCCACGGCATGCGCACGCGGGAGTCGACTTAGAATGCGTTCGGCAAAATGGCATGGCTGGTTATTTCTCTTGGGCCTGTTTGCGCTTTGGGAAGGGGCCGCGCAGTTGGAATGGCTCAATCCGCTGATCGTGCCGCCGCTCGGTAAGATTCTCGGAATTTTTTCCGAATTGACTCTCTCAGGACAAATTCCGCAACAAATTCTCGTCAGCATGAAGCGCGCCGCCGCCGGTTATTTCCTCGCCGCCGCGGTGTTTATTCCCTTGGGAATTTTCATGGGTTTGGCGCCGACGGTCTATCGTTTATTCGCCGTGATCGTCGAGATGCTCCGCCCGGTGCCGCCGCCGGTGATGATCCCCGTCGCGCTGCTGTTTTTCGGCTTGGGCGACGAGATGAAAATCTTCGTGATCTTTTTCTCCTGCGCCTGGCCGATTCTGCTCAACACGCTTGACGGCGTGCGCCATCTCGATGGAGTTTTGCTCAATACCGCGCGGACGTTTGGACTTTCTCGGCGAAAAATTATCTGGCAAGTGATATTGCCGGCCTGTTCGCCGCAGATCATAACCGGTCTGCGCGTCAGCTTGCCGATCATGCTGATTCTGGTGGTGATCTCGGAGATGGTTGGCAGCACCGACGGCATCGGCTATTTCGTGCTCGACGCCCAGCGCCGCTTCCGAGTGGCGCAAATGTACGCCGGCATGTTGGCGCTGGCGCTGCTCGGTTACGCGCTCAATCAGCTGTTCAATTGGTTAATTCGCTTATTGCTGCCGTGGCAGCGGGGGATGATGCGAGGAAGGGAACTGGAGTGA
- a CDS encoding FAA hydrolase family protein, whose protein sequence is MKILRFNDDRIGVIKDGNMVVDVSDTISARKAKGPQRVMEEIIEGWRKYKKRFDKILAEQSGVPLDTVQLKSPFARPGKFLAAFSNYIDRPERTADNFPNEYFYKSPDLVGPGESVNLRDIPACVVYQPEAEFAFIMGKTAENVPENKALDYVFGYVPIFDISTRGLLRRTQFVGKGQGSHGCCGPWIITKDEIPDPHNVVVKSWTNGEPRQNYNTKAMAHKLPNQIAWLSKFLTLSPGDIVATGTFHEGLMPVNPGDVIEIEFENMGRAKFNVKGNTPRKDVPWLPGKNQPTPPPGGGMHVV, encoded by the coding sequence TTGAAAATTTTGCGATTCAACGACGACCGCATCGGCGTCATCAAAGACGGCAACATGGTGGTGGACGTGAGCGACACCATTAGCGCGCGCAAGGCCAAGGGACCGCAGCGCGTGATGGAAGAAATCATCGAGGGCTGGCGCAAATACAAAAAGCGCTTCGACAAAATCTTGGCCGAGCAGAGCGGCGTGCCGCTCGACACGGTCCAATTAAAAAGCCCCTTCGCCCGTCCCGGCAAATTTCTCGCTGCGTTCAGCAACTACATCGACCGGCCGGAACGCACCGCGGACAATTTTCCCAACGAGTATTTTTATAAATCTCCCGACCTGGTCGGCCCCGGCGAGTCCGTCAATCTCCGTGACATTCCAGCATGCGTGGTTTACCAGCCCGAAGCGGAGTTCGCCTTTATCATGGGCAAGACCGCCGAGAACGTGCCGGAGAACAAAGCTTTGGATTACGTCTTCGGTTACGTGCCGATCTTCGACATCTCGACCCGCGGCTTACTCCGGCGCACTCAATTCGTCGGCAAAGGCCAAGGCTCGCACGGCTGCTGCGGCCCGTGGATCATCACCAAGGATGAAATCCCCGATCCCCATAACGTGGTAGTGAAATCTTGGACCAACGGCGAACCGCGGCAGAACTACAACACCAAAGCGATGGCGCACAAGTTGCCCAATCAAATCGCCTGGCTAAGCAAATTTCTCACCCTCAGCCCAGGCGACATCGTCGCCACCGGAACTTTTCACGAAGGTCTCATGCCGGTGAATCCCGGCGACGTGATCGAAATCGAATTTGAAAACATGGGCCGCGCCAAGTTCAACGTCAAAGGTAACACGCCGCGCAAAGACGTACCGTGGCTGCCCGGCAAGAACCAGCCGACACCGCCTCCCGGCGGCGGCATGCACGTGGTCTAG
- a CDS encoding transglycosylase yields the protein MLTLTQMFLAFKSRANCRLLFILFFLSSCAPLFTAKPPAPSSFVTDDLDVASLRAAIGQSLAYFRKLPPDRVVGEQPRRFTAAEIADSLTAFERLLGSGNCPACIALELDARFELVASSASADSRDVLFTGYYQPVIAGSLTPSDEYRNPIYGMPAELAAGQNGNGAAPASFYSRREIDESGALKGRGLEIAWAKDPVEVFFLHIQGSGIISLPDGGRLSVGYAGQNGRPYRSIGRLLIDDGKIPKEEMSMQRLRRYLADHPDERDNIFAYNESYVFFRAVDNGPLGSLEVTLTAARSIALDSRLFPKGALALMQTSIPIIGPAGELAGWRPVTRWALNQDTGGAIRGLQRADIYFGSGDQAGALAGYMNRPGRLYFLLLKPEAKN from the coding sequence TTGCTAACTCTCACCCAAATGTTTCTCGCGTTCAAGTCTCGGGCAAATTGCCGTTTGCTCTTTATTCTATTTTTTCTTTCTAGCTGTGCGCCGTTGTTTACCGCCAAGCCGCCGGCGCCATCGAGTTTCGTCACCGACGACCTCGATGTCGCATCGTTGCGCGCGGCGATCGGCCAGAGCTTGGCTTATTTCCGCAAGCTGCCGCCGGACCGCGTGGTTGGCGAGCAGCCGCGCCGATTCACCGCGGCGGAAATTGCCGACTCCCTGACGGCCTTCGAGCGGCTGTTGGGCTCTGGCAATTGTCCTGCTTGTATCGCCCTTGAGCTTGACGCGCGCTTCGAGCTAGTGGCGTCGAGCGCCAGCGCCGATTCCCGCGATGTCTTGTTCACGGGTTACTATCAGCCGGTGATTGCCGGCAGTCTGACGCCGAGCGACGAATATCGCAATCCAATTTATGGCATGCCCGCTGAACTCGCGGCGGGGCAAAACGGTAACGGCGCTGCGCCGGCATCATTCTATTCGCGCCGAGAGATCGACGAAAGCGGCGCGCTCAAAGGGCGCGGTTTGGAAATCGCTTGGGCCAAAGATCCCGTCGAGGTTTTTTTTCTCCATATTCAAGGCTCGGGAATTATCAGTCTGCCCGACGGCGGCCGATTGAGCGTCGGCTACGCCGGGCAAAACGGCCGGCCCTATCGCAGCATCGGCCGGCTGCTCATCGACGACGGTAAAATTCCTAAAGAAGAAATGTCGATGCAGCGGCTGCGCCGTTATTTGGCCGACCACCCAGATGAGCGCGATAACATTTTCGCTTACAATGAAAGCTATGTGTTTTTTCGCGCCGTCGACAATGGACCTCTCGGCAGTCTCGAAGTTACGTTGACGGCGGCGCGCAGTATCGCGCTCGACTCCCGGCTATTTCCCAAGGGCGCGTTGGCGCTGATGCAGACTTCGATTCCCATCATCGGCCCTGCCGGCGAACTAGCGGGCTGGCGGCCGGTAACGCGCTGGGCGCTCAATCAAGACACCGGCGGGGCGATCCGCGGCTTGCAGCGCGCCGATATTTATTTCGGCAGCGGCGATCAAGCCGGCGCCTTGGCAGGTTATATGAATCGGCCGGGGCGATTGTATTTTCTCCTGCTCAAGCCTGAGGCGAAGAATTAG